GCGATCGCGCCGTCGTCCCCCCACGCCCGGCGCATCAGCTCGTCGCTCTCGAACTGCACCGAGCTCGTGTCGATCGCGACCTTCGCCGCGAACCGGCGGAAGTTCTCGGGCATGCGCGGGGAGTAGAGGATCGTGAGGTTCGGCTCCGGCGCGGGGCCGAGGTTGTAGAGGGTCTGGAGCATCCGGAAGCTCGTCCTCGTCACGAGCGGCCGCCCGTCGTCCCCCATCCCGCCGATCGACTCCGTGACCCAGGTCGGGTCGCCGGCGAACAGCTCGTCGTATTCGGGAGTGCGCAGGAAACGGACGATACGCAGCTTGATCACGAAGTCGTCGATGATCTCCTGCGCCTGCTCCTCGGTGAGGACGCCCTCCGCGAGGTCGCGCTGGAACCAGGCGTCGAGGAAGGTCGAGGTCCGTCCGAGCGACATCGCCGCGCCGTTCTGCTCCTTCACGGCGCCGAGGTACCCGAAGTACAGCCACTGCACCGCGTCCCTCGCGCTTCCCGCGGGGCCGGAGATGTCGAAGCCGTACGCCGCCGCCATCTTCTGCAGCTCCGCGAGCGCTCGAATCTGCTCGGCGAGCTCCTCGCGGTCGCGGATGACCGATTCGGTGGACATCGCGGCGTCGAGCGCCTGTTTCTCGCGTTTCTTGGCCTCGACGAGCCGCGCCGTGCCGTAGAGCGCCACCCGGCGGTAGTCGCCGATGATGCGGCCGCGGCCGTAGGCGTCGGGAAGGCCGGTCAGGACGTGCGAGCTCCTGCACCTGCGGATGTCCGCGGTGTAGGCGTCGAAGACGGCGTCGTTGTGCGTCTTCCGGTACTTCGTGAACGCCTCCACGACGTGCGGGTCGGGGGTGTACCCGTAGGCCTCGAGCGCGCCCGCGACCATCCGGAAGCCGCCGTTGGGCATGATGGCCCGCTTCAGCGGCGCCTCGGTCTGGAGGCCCACGATGACCTCCCGCTCGCGGTCGATGTAGCCCGGTCCGTGCGCGGTGATCGAGCTCGGGATCTGGGAGACGTCGAGCACCCCCTTGCGGCGCTCCTCGGCGAAAAGCGCCTCGAGCTTCGACCAGATCCCCTTCGTCCGTGCGGTCGCGGGGGCGAGGAAGCTGCCGTCCCCGTCGTACGGCTCGTAGTTCTGCTGGATGAAGTCGCGGACGTTGATCTCGCTCTGCCAGAGCCCCTCGCGGAACCCGCGCCAGGCGGCGGTCGTTTCCCGGGTGGTCGTGCTCATCGGTCGCTCCTCGCTCCGGTCAGTCCCAGCAGCCGCCCGGTATGCCGGGCGATCATCAGTTCCTCGTTGGTGGGGATCACCCAGGCCGACACGCGGCTCGCGGGCGTGGTGATCCTCGGTCCGCCCGCCGCGTTCGCGCCGGCGTCGAGCTCGAGGCCGAGCCATGTCGAGGCGTCGACGATGCGGCGACGCAGCTCGACCGAGTTCTCGCCGATGCCGGCGGTGAAGACGAGTCCGTCGATCCCGCCGAGAACGGCGGCGAGCGCGCCGACCTCCTTCGCGGCCCGGTAGACGAAGTAATCCACGGCGAGGCGGGCGCGCGGGTCGTCGCTTCCGATCAGGTCGCGCATGTCGTTGCTGATCCCCGAGATCCCCAGCAGCCCGGACTTCTTGTAGAGGATCGCCTCCACGTCTCCGGCGGACAGCCCGAGGGTCTGGAACAGGTGCAGCACCACGCCGGGGTCGAGGGAACCCGGTCGCGTCCCCATGCAAAGCCCGTCGAGCGCGGTGAAGCCGAGCGTGCTGTCGACGCTCCGGCCGTCCTTCAGCGCGCACAGGCTGGCACCGCTCCCGAGATGCGCGACGACGACGCGCCCGTGCGCGATCTCCGGGGCCGCCTCCGGGAGCGCCGACGCGATGTATTCGTACGACAGTCCGTGGAAACCGTAGCGCTGCACGCCGGAGTCGCGGATCTCCGCGGGCAGGGGAACGAGCTCGGCGACGGCCGGCTGTCCGCGATGGAAGCTCGTGTCGAAGCAGGCCACCTGCGGGACGCCCGGAAGCCGATCGAACACCGCCTCGATCGCCGCAAGGTTGTACGGCTGGTGGAGCGGCGCCAGCGGGATCAGCTCCCGCAGCTCCTCCACGACCTTCTCCGTGACGACGACGGGCCCCGCGTGCCGGGCGCCGCCGTGGACGACGCGGTGTCCGACCCCGAGCACGCGCGCACCGCCGTACCGCGAGCGCAGCCACGCCGCGAGCGCGTCGAGCGCGCTGCGCCCGTCGCGGACCGCGTCGTCGAGGGCCTGCGTCGCGACGACGGCGCCGACGCCGTCCTTCGCCGTCAGGCGCGGCGAGGTGCCGATCCCCTCGATCTGCCCCCGGGCCTCGAGCTTCCAGCCCTCGCGCTCCCCCCGCCGGTAGACGCAGAACTTGAGGCTCGACGAGCCGGCGTTGAGAACGAGAGCGTAGTCGTCCATGGCCGCCCCTAGCCTGCGGCCACGAGCGCGCGCCGCCTGGCGTGCGCGGCGAGCTTGGCGACCGCGCAGCTCGCGATCCGCGCCCGCACGCTGTCGGCGCGGCTCGTCAGGATGATGGGGACACGCGCGCCGAGGACGAGCCCGGCGCTGTCGGCGTTCGCGAGGAACGTGAGCTGCTTGGCCAGGATGTTCCCGGCCTCGAGATCCGGAACGAGCAGGATGTCGGGGTCGCCGGCGACCTCCGACACGATTCCCTTCG
The sequence above is a segment of the Candidatus Polarisedimenticolaceae bacterium genome. Coding sequences within it:
- the pflB gene encoding formate C-acetyltransferase, which produces MSTTTRETTAAWRGFREGLWQSEINVRDFIQQNYEPYDGDGSFLAPATARTKGIWSKLEALFAEERRKGVLDVSQIPSSITAHGPGYIDREREVIVGLQTEAPLKRAIMPNGGFRMVAGALEAYGYTPDPHVVEAFTKYRKTHNDAVFDAYTADIRRCRSSHVLTGLPDAYGRGRIIGDYRRVALYGTARLVEAKKREKQALDAAMSTESVIRDREELAEQIRALAELQKMAAAYGFDISGPAGSARDAVQWLYFGYLGAVKEQNGAAMSLGRTSTFLDAWFQRDLAEGVLTEEQAQEIIDDFVIKLRIVRFLRTPEYDELFAGDPTWVTESIGGMGDDGRPLVTRTSFRMLQTLYNLGPAPEPNLTILYSPRMPENFRRFAAKVAIDTSSVQFESDELMRRAWGDDGAIACCVSPMLVGKQMQFFGARANLAKCLLYAINGGRDEISGEQVGPASEPVQGEVLEFADVMARFERMMDWLAGVYVNAMNVIHYMHDKYAYERLEMALHDYAPLRTMAFGMAGLSVVADSLSAIKHAKVRVVRDDRGVITDYVTEGAFPYFGNHDNRVDHLAAWVVSTFMAKLRKYPTYRDAMHTQSILTITSNVVYGKATGNTPDGRRHGEPFAPGANPMHGRDSHGIHASAASVAKIPYRDAADGISLTASLVPEGLGRVSEDRVANLTGMLDAYFGVTGFHMNVNVLNRDTLVDAMDHPEKYPNLTIRVSGYAVNFVRLTREQQMDVINRTFHGA
- a CDS encoding acetate/propionate family kinase, with the protein product MDDYALVLNAGSSSLKFCVYRRGEREGWKLEARGQIEGIGTSPRLTAKDGVGAVVATQALDDAVRDGRSALDALAAWLRSRYGGARVLGVGHRVVHGGARHAGPVVVTEKVVEELRELIPLAPLHQPYNLAAIEAVFDRLPGVPQVACFDTSFHRGQPAVAELVPLPAEIRDSGVQRYGFHGLSYEYIASALPEAAPEIAHGRVVVAHLGSGASLCALKDGRSVDSTLGFTALDGLCMGTRPGSLDPGVVLHLFQTLGLSAGDVEAILYKKSGLLGISGISNDMRDLIGSDDPRARLAVDYFVYRAAKEVGALAAVLGGIDGLVFTAGIGENSVELRRRIVDASTWLGLELDAGANAAGGPRITTPASRVSAWVIPTNEELMIARHTGRLLGLTGARSDR
- a CDS encoding phosphate acyltransferase — its product is SLGLEEPKVAILAAVETVNSKMPSTLDAAALCKMAERGQIRGGVLDGPLAFDNAISKEAAKTKGIVSEVAGDPDILLVPDLEAGNILAKQLTFLANADSAGLVLGARVPIILTSRADSVRARIASCAVAKLAAHARRRALVAAG